A stretch of the Dyella telluris genome encodes the following:
- a CDS encoding SDR family oxidoreductase: MSRLNGKVALITGASSGIGRATAKLFAAEGARVVLGARRDAELQSLVKEIEAAGGTAVAVAGDVRSEDYAKALVDTAVSRFGKLDIAFNNAGTLGEAGASTGVSEAGWTDTLAINLTGSFLGAKHQIAQMTKNGGGSVIFTSTFVGHSFAFPGVAAYAASKSGLIGLTQALAAEFGPQGVRVNAVLPGAVDTDMYRDMNNTAESQAFVTNLHALKRVATPEELARSVLYFASDDSAFVTGTASLVDGGASISRT; the protein is encoded by the coding sequence ATGTCACGCCTCAATGGCAAGGTTGCACTGATCACGGGCGCCAGCTCCGGCATTGGCCGGGCCACCGCAAAACTTTTCGCCGCCGAAGGCGCCCGCGTGGTGCTGGGCGCGCGCCGCGATGCCGAGCTGCAATCGCTGGTGAAGGAAATCGAAGCGGCCGGCGGCACGGCCGTGGCCGTGGCCGGCGACGTCCGTTCGGAGGATTACGCGAAGGCGCTGGTCGACACCGCCGTCTCCCGCTTCGGCAAGCTGGATATCGCCTTCAACAACGCCGGCACCTTGGGTGAAGCCGGCGCCAGCACCGGCGTCAGCGAAGCCGGCTGGACCGACACGCTGGCCATCAACCTCACCGGCTCGTTCCTCGGCGCCAAGCACCAGATTGCGCAGATGACGAAGAACGGCGGGGGATCGGTGATCTTCACCTCCACCTTCGTCGGCCATTCCTTTGCGTTCCCCGGCGTTGCCGCCTATGCGGCCAGCAAATCCGGCCTCATCGGCCTGACCCAGGCACTGGCGGCGGAGTTCGGCCCGCAGGGCGTTCGTGTGAATGCCGTGCTGCCCGGCGCTGTCGATACCGACATGTATCGCGACATGAACAACACCGCCGAATCGCAGGCCTTCGTCACCAACCTGCACGCCCTCAAGCGCGTGGCCACGCCGGAAGAACTGGCCCGTTCGGTGCTGTACTTCGCCTCCGATGATTCGGCCTTTGTCACCGGCACCGCATCGTTGGTGGATGGTGGCGCATCCATTTCGCGTACCTGA